In one Sandaracinaceae bacterium genomic region, the following are encoded:
- a CDS encoding MATE family efflux transporter — translation MSPTRAVWTVAWPMAALGLLRSFYYLTDSFWVGKLGPTQLAALGGSAFAWWMINLGCELAATGAHARIARHEGAGELARIPTTLAHAIALGLLVSALLALVYPLRHVYFDLLGFSVGSPEHGHGQAYVGAALLGASTLAVHAVVGAAFRGLGDTRVALALTAATLVANAALDPLLIWGLGPIPAFGVAGAAWATALANALGAALGFWLLASRGHRVRWLAPTAKALWEIARIGAPVSLSGLGFALVYVLLGRVITGFGSEQMAALGVGHRLESLAYFCCVAFGVGAATMVGQHLGAGDVQRARQSAASAARLAFAAMLPFTLLLFALARPLFGLFTDDPATLDAGVLYLRIQTAVLALMALEETYKGAFTGSGRTLAASLIGFGFTAARIPAAWVLAYPLGLGIAGVWLAIAASTAIKGALLWLLWLRRPPA, via the coding sequence ATGTCGCCCACGCGCGCGGTGTGGACGGTGGCCTGGCCGATGGCGGCGCTCGGGCTGCTGCGCTCGTTCTACTACCTCACCGACAGCTTCTGGGTGGGCAAGCTCGGCCCCACGCAGCTCGCGGCGCTCGGCGGCAGCGCGTTCGCCTGGTGGATGATCAACCTCGGCTGCGAGCTCGCCGCGACGGGGGCCCACGCCCGCATCGCGCGGCACGAGGGCGCAGGCGAGCTGGCGCGCATCCCGACCACCCTCGCCCACGCCATCGCCCTCGGCCTCCTCGTCTCGGCGCTGCTGGCCCTCGTCTACCCGCTGCGCCACGTCTACTTCGACCTGCTCGGCTTCAGCGTCGGCAGCCCCGAGCACGGTCACGGCCAGGCCTACGTCGGCGCCGCCCTGCTGGGGGCCTCCACCCTCGCCGTGCACGCCGTCGTGGGCGCCGCCTTCCGCGGCCTGGGAGACACCCGCGTCGCCCTCGCGTTGACCGCAGCCACGCTGGTCGCGAACGCCGCCCTCGACCCGCTGCTCATCTGGGGCCTCGGGCCCATCCCCGCGTTCGGCGTCGCCGGCGCGGCGTGGGCCACCGCCCTGGCCAACGCGCTCGGCGCCGCGCTGGGCTTCTGGCTGCTGGCGTCGCGCGGCCACCGCGTGCGCTGGCTCGCGCCCACCGCGAAGGCGCTCTGGGAGATCGCCCGCATCGGCGCCCCGGTCAGCCTCTCGGGTCTCGGCTTCGCCCTCGTCTACGTCCTCCTCGGCCGCGTGATCACCGGCTTCGGCAGCGAGCAGATGGCGGCCCTGGGCGTCGGCCATCGCCTCGAGAGCCTCGCGTACTTCTGCTGCGTCGCGTTCGGCGTCGGCGCCGCGACCATGGTCGGCCAGCACCTCGGCGCCGGAGACGTTCAGCGCGCTCGCCAGAGCGCGGCCAGCGCCGCGCGCCTCGCCTTCGCGGCCATGCTCCCCTTCACCCTCCTGCTCTTCGCCCTCGCCCGCCCGCTGTTCGGCCTCTTCACCGACGATCCCGCCACCCTCGACGCCGGCGTCCTGTACCTCCGCATCCAGACCGCCGTCCTGGCGCTGATGGCGCTCGAGGAGACCTACAAGGGTGCGTTCACCGGCAGCGGCCGCACCCTCGCGGCCAGCCTCATCGGCTTCGGCTTCACCGCCGCCCGCATCCCCGCCGCGTGGGTCCTCGCCTACCCGTTGGGACTCGGCATCGCCGGCGTCTGGCTCGCCATCGCGGCCTCGACCGCGATCAAAGGAGCGCTCCTGTGGCTCCTGTGGCTGAGGCGCCCCCCCGCCTGA
- a CDS encoding transglycosylase domain-containing protein — MRRALRRLSRALLRGALSLAVGTAALVAYLATTTEVERARFERPRDAVTITDRHGTPLRHERSDGRDRRWVSLDQVSPHVVDAVLAVEDQRFRSHGGVDLRATARAGLSFALPGRRVSGASTITQQLIKLTHGRPDGLWDKPREILRAVMLERERDKDWILEQYLNRLPYGDQVVGVARASELYFGKPVSRLSVAEAALLAGIPQAPSALDPRRHLPAALRRRAVVLRRMRDTGRIDEATFSSASAEPAAIRARPVRPWRAPRFADAALEGWRDGSLSRSGQTLRTSLDLPLQREAERILRDAVERLEERGVTNGAAVVVSNQSGEVLAHVGAARGGESPGGWLDLARARRQPGSTLKPFVYELFFERGGTPASLLDDLSRPMVGGGGALFTARDYDGRERGPVRAREALSASLNLAALDAARQVGAERVVARLGELGVRELDGADRYGAAIVLGGADVTAFELAEAYVTLARGGTRVPLSLGRAAPEPRPVMDPAHAALTRDVLMDARARREAFGDDLSALFPLTRFGLKTGTSSGWRDAWTAAFTDEVTVVVWLGDPASRPLSAVSGFEGAAPPAVRLLAAAQARLEALDLGAPTRDAPTLATARICAVTGRLAGAGCSHTLDERFAPGHLPEARCAAHREDGTVALHARYARWLEANHPAGFSLAADPHAAGTPRVAHPEDGARLIVRGGAIPLRATVGGVTTDARWEIDGAPHGAPEWSPGPGEHELVAVLGASRSAPARVRIEEP; from the coding sequence ATGAGACGCGCGCTGCGCCGCCTCTCGCGCGCCCTGCTGCGGGGCGCGCTGTCGCTCGCGGTGGGCACCGCCGCGCTCGTCGCCTACCTGGCCACGACGACGGAGGTGGAGCGCGCGCGTTTCGAGCGGCCCCGCGACGCGGTCACGATCACGGACCGACACGGCACGCCGCTGCGGCACGAGCGCTCGGACGGACGGGATCGCCGCTGGGTCTCGCTCGACCAGGTCTCGCCGCACGTCGTCGACGCGGTGCTCGCGGTGGAGGACCAGCGCTTCCGCTCGCACGGCGGGGTCGATCTCCGCGCGACCGCGCGCGCGGGGCTCAGCTTCGCGCTGCCCGGGCGAAGGGTCAGCGGCGCGTCGACGATCACGCAGCAGCTGATCAAGCTCACCCACGGACGCCCGGATGGGCTGTGGGACAAGCCGCGCGAGATCCTGCGCGCGGTGATGCTCGAGCGCGAGCGTGACAAGGACTGGATCCTGGAGCAGTACCTGAACCGGCTGCCCTACGGAGACCAGGTGGTCGGCGTCGCGCGCGCGAGCGAGCTCTACTTCGGCAAGCCGGTCTCCCGCTTGAGCGTGGCGGAGGCGGCGCTCTTGGCCGGGATCCCGCAGGCGCCCAGCGCGCTCGATCCGCGCCGCCACCTCCCGGCCGCGCTGCGCCGGCGAGCGGTGGTGCTGCGCCGGATGCGGGACACGGGGCGCATCGACGAGGCGACCTTTTCGAGCGCCTCTGCCGAGCCGGCCGCCATCCGCGCGCGCCCCGTGCGGCCGTGGCGCGCGCCTCGCTTCGCCGACGCGGCGCTCGAGGGCTGGCGCGACGGATCGCTCTCTCGCTCCGGGCAGACGCTGCGGACGAGCCTGGATCTCCCGCTCCAGCGCGAGGCGGAGCGCATCCTGCGAGACGCGGTGGAGCGGCTCGAGGAGCGCGGCGTGACGAACGGGGCCGCGGTCGTCGTCTCCAATCAGAGCGGCGAGGTGCTGGCGCACGTGGGGGCGGCGCGCGGCGGCGAGAGCCCCGGCGGCTGGCTCGACCTCGCGCGCGCCCGCCGTCAACCCGGCTCCACGCTCAAGCCCTTCGTCTACGAGCTCTTCTTCGAGCGCGGCGGCACGCCGGCCAGCCTGCTCGACGACCTGTCGCGCCCGATGGTCGGCGGAGGCGGGGCCCTCTTCACCGCGCGCGACTACGACGGGCGCGAGCGCGGTCCCGTGCGCGCGAGGGAGGCGCTGAGCGCGTCGCTCAACCTCGCGGCGCTCGACGCGGCGAGGCAGGTGGGCGCGGAGCGGGTGGTCGCGCGCCTCGGCGAGCTGGGGGTGCGGGAGCTGGACGGCGCCGACCGCTACGGCGCGGCCATCGTGCTCGGAGGCGCGGACGTGACCGCGTTCGAGCTGGCCGAGGCCTACGTGACGCTCGCGCGCGGCGGCACGCGCGTCCCGCTCTCGCTCGGGCGCGCCGCCCCCGAGCCTCGGCCGGTCATGGACCCCGCCCACGCCGCGCTCACCCGCGACGTCTTGATGGACGCGCGCGCGCGCCGCGAGGCCTTCGGCGACGACCTCTCCGCGCTCTTCCCGCTCACGCGGTTCGGCCTCAAGACGGGCACCTCCAGCGGCTGGCGCGACGCGTGGACCGCGGCCTTCACCGACGAGGTGACGGTGGTGGTCTGGCTGGGCGATCCGGCCAGCCGCCCGCTGTCGGCCGTGAGCGGCTTCGAGGGCGCCGCGCCCCCCGCCGTGCGCCTGCTCGCCGCCGCGCAGGCGCGCCTCGAGGCGCTCGACCTCGGCGCGCCGACGCGCGACGCGCCGACGCTGGCCACGGCGCGGATCTGCGCAGTGACGGGCCGGCTCGCGGGCGCGGGCTGCTCGCACACCCTCGACGAGCGCTTCGCGCCGGGCCACCTGCCCGAGGCGCGCTGCGCGGCCCATCGAGAAGACGGGACCGTCGCGCTCCACGCGCGGTACGCGCGCTGGCTCGAGGCGAACCACCCGGCCGGGTTCTCCCTCGCCGCCGATCCGCACGCGGCGGGCACACCGCGCGTCGCCCATCCCGAGGACGGCGCGCGGCTCATCGTGAGGGGCGGGGCGATCCCCCTGCGCGCGACCGTCGGCGGGGTGACCACCGACGCACGCTGGGAGATCGACGGCGCCCCTCACGGCGCGCCCGAGTGGTCTCCCGGTCCTGGCGAGCACGAGCTCGTCGCGGTCCTGGGAGCCTCGCGCAGCGCGCCCGCGCGCGTGCGGATCGAGGAGCCCTGA
- a CDS encoding serine/threonine-protein kinase: MTGAPSEALGRCGPYALVRRIGAGGMGEIFLARGPNGEEVAIKRLLAECAKDPVFIGMFLDEARLVKRIHHPNVCEVFEHGQEGAHYYLVMEHIDGVSLRDLLEQRAFRGLPFPLAARIMAEVAAGLDHAHRLEDELGVPLGIVHRDVSPANIMIRKDGQVKLVDFGLAKARTQLMKTQPGLVKGKFGYLAPEQLGGRVDWRTDLFALGLCFYEAMTGQQLFGQRTAAETVQAIQGFSGPPPLAAKMNAPAALDALLGKALAPQPDARFQSAAELRGELGKLVREVPAENISAVALAAELKRGVPGKRSPSAPPPALGRKQLDSLELEADLRRSKGVSPVLIAGVAIVVLALAVAVSAVLLL; encoded by the coding sequence ATGACGGGAGCGCCCTCAGAAGCTTTGGGGCGGTGCGGGCCATACGCGCTCGTGCGCCGCATCGGTGCGGGCGGGATGGGGGAGATCTTTCTCGCCCGCGGCCCGAACGGCGAAGAGGTGGCCATCAAGCGCCTGCTCGCGGAGTGCGCCAAGGACCCCGTCTTCATCGGCATGTTCCTCGACGAGGCGCGGCTGGTGAAGCGCATTCACCACCCGAACGTGTGCGAGGTGTTCGAGCACGGGCAGGAGGGCGCGCACTACTACCTCGTGATGGAGCACATCGACGGGGTCAGCCTGCGTGACCTCCTCGAGCAGCGCGCCTTCCGGGGGCTGCCCTTCCCGCTCGCCGCGCGGATCATGGCCGAGGTGGCCGCGGGCCTCGACCACGCGCACCGGCTGGAGGACGAGCTGGGCGTCCCGCTCGGGATCGTGCACCGCGACGTCAGCCCCGCGAACATCATGATCCGCAAGGACGGCCAGGTGAAGCTCGTCGACTTCGGGCTGGCCAAGGCGCGGACGCAGCTGATGAAGACCCAGCCCGGGCTGGTGAAGGGCAAGTTCGGCTACCTCGCCCCCGAGCAGCTGGGGGGACGCGTCGACTGGCGCACCGATCTGTTCGCGCTCGGGCTGTGCTTCTACGAGGCGATGACCGGGCAGCAGCTGTTCGGGCAGCGCACGGCGGCCGAGACGGTGCAGGCCATCCAGGGCTTCTCGGGACCACCGCCCCTCGCGGCCAAGATGAACGCGCCGGCCGCGCTCGACGCGCTGCTGGGCAAGGCGCTCGCCCCACAGCCCGACGCGCGCTTCCAGTCCGCGGCGGAGCTGCGCGGGGAGCTGGGCAAGCTGGTCCGCGAGGTCCCGGCCGAGAACATCAGCGCCGTCGCGCTCGCGGCCGAGCTGAAGCGCGGCGTGCCCGGCAAGCGCAGCCCCTCCGCGCCGCCGCCGGCGCTGGGCCGGAAGCAGCTCGACAGCCTGGAGCTCGAGGCGGACCTCCGGAGGAGCAAGGGCGTTTCCCCGGTGCTGATCGCGGGCGTGGCCATCGTGGTGCTCGCGCTCGCGGTGGCGGTGAGCGCGGTCCTGTTGCTCTGA
- a CDS encoding alpha-2-macroglobulin family protein has protein sequence MTSRELPPPGDGPYRTSARGRRIRRAWIPWMVGGAAALLAVLVGVLSWDEAPPDRPALSTVPVGLWEHVAAWPPPEEALPPSTPLAPLLVADQPDALAVMTPREGATSLRRGQSLTVRFNRPMVEGWRVGRPASPTPLTFRPALRGEARWVSRSTVVFAPAPSAWTPGVREVRLGFVGGLTSLGGEALVDDLERVLVLDGAPRVSPYRSQGRVAAGAPLPLYFDAPVQPGSLRQELLAYEIGGGHRSVPITLTAARQQPEDGYRVDVRLRRALEPGARIGLALAPRYLPWGGSSPAVMSYELAPRPHIEGVGCQEGAAYLGQCDHRGSPGEIVSIGPSLRLLSSARLAGASVANFRVRPAVRDLRVRLAPHGPPQHRLVELSGEWEPDQVYEVRVSGLRTEEGEAVRPLPPLAVRSAGHAPQIRVASGRLTYERDAAGLLPFATIHPAPSDVLQRRVEPGQELAALVSPLRFVRDGGASTPLAGLAPDARANRWGAGRYPWRDEDPTPGGLMSVVSFRPDPSRLPNAAQTAFVQATDLGVTVRAHPRELLVWVTSIHSAQPVAGAEVLVADAEGRERGRATTDREGVAHLPLSASPLVVSHALLVQRGDDRTAILLDPRRAVGPSSMSLSPGAAPPEGPIATVFTDRGAYRPGESLLAKVVLRSVEGTRVSAVSGGQHVVRVFDPEREAPFREISIQPSRFGTAAVELELPVAATLGSWRVEVLSDEVVSGSASFRVAEFRQPTFRVDLSQIEGPVHAGDALTVDAAGTYLFGAPVTNGRLRWSLVRAGGASYPERWSRFGFTPAGVGAGSGTVAGGEVELEGTGRVPLEMTVQLAATTRTRFELEAEITDAAGHAHATRRSFVGYPAALEVGLARGDDWVALGEPLEARAVLVDHDGAPVSGRSIEARFFREGWHSWWEWSERSHADGSYQLRRDQRRAPVHRCRLESAEEPTACAHAPSRPGTYLIEVEAVDDDGRRSVASRRVYVAGPDEQPDRDPPGAPIAVTPTRLRWGVGETAELAFESPFPEGMALITLETANGARALERRPVTAGGNVIRVPLTSEMVPNVFVGVTLVRPRTGPPGDTIDLHAPDLRFGVAELRVVPQASRLQVTVEAPDTARPGDVVPVAVQVRDERGRPVRGEVTLWAVDEGTLRLTGYQTPSPVGNLFRPRPPAFAWEDTRRDLVSRVQPPPLPEASGDGGQGDATRRLLDDRERFEPTPLWAPALETDAQGRVSATVTLPTRATEYRVMAVAVDAGARAGRASAQLVAEQPLVIRPAFPRFLTAGDRVEAAAFLHNATEAPLEVSWRLTVGESRGEAHRVTLPAGGELRVAESLVAPEEGPLALRFDAEADGEAVAVRDEIGVAPRGRYVRSQVFGAAEGARDVQVGLPESTPRTGGGLRVTVASHPFIGFEGAVDSLEASPWSDTESIAATLIALAAWADLGVAAPSRDLAPAEIRARAERLVRQLRQRQNADGGFARWTSAGWTIPHESAVATHALVAARRHGWVAEADTERAVEALIPLVNGASFHDAYGEGGLDRLAYALRVLAEAGQPQGGRATAIYEQRERLSPFGTAQLALALGDDDPRTDTLVLAASRQVLADRDDEARDPSQLRWVERSARTFGAVLEAASRFEVGHDRAGELAGHLLVVRGGRPGHPWTSSLETARALLGLAAYARRWAWVDGEAPSVSLDGQALPAITRSAASASYRVDVAQLRGAHTLRVTGGDEGAVFFSLDGRWAVPLTEADETPRGRRTAIHRVFETQDGRPIEDGATVPLGALIRVRLFVYTEGAGPDVAGIFDPLPAGFEAVDADLETTPRASLAALLGMGPDDDVVDARAHHAMRSLGHLAHRAFTSEGASFYFDQAPAGLQEYTYAVRASSVGEFTVPPAQIEALYDRGFVARSQVHVLRVVDGDE, from the coding sequence GGCCTGGACCCCGGGGGTGCGCGAGGTGCGCCTCGGCTTCGTGGGCGGGCTCACGTCGCTCGGCGGGGAGGCGCTCGTCGACGACCTCGAGCGCGTGCTCGTGCTCGACGGCGCGCCGCGCGTCAGCCCCTACCGCTCGCAGGGGCGCGTGGCGGCGGGCGCGCCGCTGCCGCTCTACTTCGACGCGCCGGTGCAGCCCGGCAGCCTCCGCCAGGAGCTGCTCGCCTACGAGATCGGCGGCGGCCATCGCAGCGTGCCCATCACCTTGACGGCCGCTCGTCAGCAGCCCGAGGACGGCTACCGGGTGGACGTGCGCCTGCGTCGGGCGCTGGAGCCCGGCGCGCGCATCGGCCTCGCGCTCGCGCCGCGCTACCTGCCCTGGGGTGGCTCGAGCCCCGCGGTGATGAGCTACGAGCTGGCGCCGCGGCCGCACATCGAGGGCGTCGGCTGCCAGGAGGGCGCCGCCTATCTCGGGCAGTGCGATCACCGCGGCTCGCCGGGCGAGATCGTGAGCATCGGGCCGAGCCTGCGCCTGCTCTCGAGCGCGCGCCTCGCGGGGGCGAGCGTCGCGAACTTCCGGGTGCGCCCCGCCGTCCGAGACCTCCGCGTGCGCCTCGCTCCGCACGGGCCGCCGCAGCACAGGCTCGTCGAGCTGTCGGGCGAGTGGGAGCCCGACCAGGTCTACGAGGTGCGCGTCAGCGGGCTGCGCACGGAGGAGGGCGAGGCGGTCCGGCCGCTGCCCCCGCTGGCGGTGCGGAGCGCGGGCCACGCGCCACAGATCCGCGTCGCGTCGGGGCGGCTCACCTACGAGCGCGACGCCGCGGGGCTGCTCCCGTTCGCGACCATTCACCCGGCGCCCAGCGACGTGCTCCAGCGCCGCGTGGAGCCCGGGCAGGAGCTCGCCGCGCTCGTCTCCCCGCTCCGGTTCGTCCGCGACGGCGGCGCGTCGACCCCGCTCGCGGGCCTGGCGCCCGACGCCCGCGCCAACCGGTGGGGCGCCGGCCGCTACCCGTGGCGCGACGAGGATCCGACCCCGGGCGGCCTGATGTCGGTGGTGTCCTTCCGGCCCGACCCCTCGCGGCTCCCCAACGCCGCCCAGACCGCCTTCGTGCAGGCGACGGATCTCGGCGTGACGGTCCGGGCCCACCCGCGCGAGCTGCTCGTCTGGGTCACGTCCATTCACTCCGCGCAGCCCGTCGCGGGGGCCGAGGTCCTCGTCGCCGACGCCGAGGGGCGCGAGCGAGGGCGGGCGACGACCGATCGAGAGGGCGTCGCGCACCTGCCGCTCTCGGCGAGCCCGCTCGTGGTGAGCCACGCGCTGCTCGTCCAACGCGGCGACGACCGCACGGCGATCTTGCTCGACCCGCGCCGCGCCGTGGGCCCGTCGAGCATGAGCCTGTCGCCGGGCGCGGCGCCGCCGGAGGGCCCGATCGCCACGGTCTTCACCGACCGCGGCGCCTACCGACCCGGCGAGTCGCTCCTCGCCAAGGTGGTCCTGCGCAGCGTCGAGGGCACGCGGGTGAGCGCGGTCTCGGGCGGGCAGCACGTCGTGCGTGTGTTCGACCCCGAGCGCGAGGCGCCCTTCCGCGAGATCAGCATCCAGCCCTCGCGCTTCGGCACCGCCGCGGTCGAGCTCGAGCTGCCCGTCGCGGCCACGCTGGGCAGCTGGCGGGTCGAGGTGCTCTCGGACGAGGTCGTGTCCGGCAGCGCGAGCTTCCGGGTCGCGGAGTTCCGTCAGCCGACCTTCCGCGTGGACCTGAGCCAGATCGAGGGCCCCGTGCACGCGGGCGACGCGCTCACCGTCGACGCCGCGGGCACGTACCTCTTCGGCGCGCCGGTCACGAACGGGCGGCTGCGCTGGTCACTCGTCCGGGCCGGCGGCGCGTCCTACCCCGAGCGCTGGTCGCGCTTCGGCTTCACCCCGGCCGGCGTCGGCGCGGGATCGGGCACGGTGGCGGGCGGCGAGGTGGAGCTCGAGGGGACCGGACGCGTGCCGCTCGAGATGACGGTGCAGCTCGCGGCCACCACGCGCACCCGCTTCGAGCTCGAGGCGGAGATCACCGACGCGGCCGGGCACGCGCACGCCACGCGCCGGAGCTTCGTGGGCTACCCGGCCGCGCTCGAGGTCGGCCTCGCCCGGGGCGACGACTGGGTGGCGCTTGGCGAGCCGCTCGAGGCGCGCGCGGTGCTCGTCGACCACGACGGCGCGCCGGTGAGCGGGCGCTCGATCGAGGCGCGCTTCTTCCGCGAGGGCTGGCACTCCTGGTGGGAGTGGTCCGAGCGAAGCCACGCCGACGGCAGCTACCAGCTGCGTCGCGATCAGCGCCGCGCGCCCGTGCACCGCTGCCGGCTCGAGAGCGCCGAGGAGCCGACGGCCTGCGCGCACGCGCCGTCGCGCCCCGGCACCTACCTCATCGAGGTCGAGGCGGTCGACGACGACGGACGCCGCAGCGTCGCGAGCCGTCGCGTCTACGTCGCCGGCCCGGACGAGCAGCCCGACCGCGACCCGCCCGGCGCCCCCATCGCGGTCACGCCCACGCGCCTGCGCTGGGGCGTCGGCGAGACGGCGGAGCTCGCCTTCGAGTCTCCCTTCCCCGAGGGCATGGCGCTGATCACGCTGGAGACGGCGAACGGCGCGCGCGCGCTCGAGCGCCGACCGGTCACCGCGGGCGGCAACGTGATCCGCGTGCCACTCACTTCGGAGATGGTGCCCAACGTCTTCGTGGGCGTGACCCTGGTGCGCCCCCGCACCGGGCCGCCCGGCGACACGATCGATCTGCACGCGCCCGACCTGCGCTTCGGCGTGGCGGAGCTGCGGGTGGTGCCGCAGGCCTCGCGCCTGCAGGTGACGGTCGAGGCGCCCGACACCGCGCGACCGGGAGACGTGGTGCCCGTCGCGGTGCAGGTGCGCGACGAGCGCGGGCGGCCGGTCCGGGGCGAGGTGACGCTCTGGGCCGTCGACGAAGGCACGCTGCGGCTGACCGGCTACCAGACGCCGAGCCCCGTCGGGAACCTCTTCCGCCCGCGTCCCCCCGCCTTCGCCTGGGAGGACACGCGCCGCGACCTCGTCTCCCGCGTCCAGCCCCCGCCGCTGCCCGAGGCGAGCGGCGACGGCGGCCAGGGCGACGCGACGCGCCGTTTGCTCGACGATCGCGAGCGCTTCGAGCCGACCCCCCTCTGGGCGCCCGCGCTCGAGACCGACGCGCAGGGGAGGGTGAGCGCGACCGTCACCCTGCCCACGCGCGCGACCGAGTACCGCGTGATGGCCGTCGCGGTCGACGCGGGGGCGCGGGCCGGGCGGGCCTCGGCCCAGCTCGTCGCCGAGCAGCCGCTGGTGATCCGGCCCGCGTTCCCCCGCTTCCTCACGGCGGGCGACCGGGTGGAGGCCGCGGCCTTCCTGCACAACGCCACCGAGGCGCCGCTCGAGGTGAGCTGGCGCCTGACCGTGGGCGAGTCGCGCGGAGAGGCGCACCGCGTGACGCTGCCGGCGGGCGGTGAGCTCCGCGTCGCCGAGTCCCTGGTCGCGCCCGAGGAGGGGCCGCTCGCGCTGCGCTTCGACGCCGAAGCGGACGGAGAGGCCGTGGCGGTGCGGGACGAGATCGGCGTCGCGCCGCGCGGTCGCTACGTGCGCAGCCAGGTCTTCGGCGCGGCCGAGGGCGCGCGCGACGTGCAGGTCGGGTTGCCGGAGAGCACGCCGCGAACCGGAGGCGGCCTGCGCGTGACGGTCGCGTCGCATCCCTTCATCGGCTTCGAGGGCGCGGTGGACAGCCTCGAGGCCTCGCCCTGGAGCGACACCGAGTCGATCGCGGCGACGCTGATCGCGCTCGCCGCGTGGGCCGACCTCGGCGTGGCCGCGCCCTCGCGAGACCTCGCGCCGGCGGAGATCCGCGCGCGGGCCGAGCGCCTGGTGCGCCAGCTGCGTCAGCGGCAGAACGCCGACGGCGGCTTCGCGCGCTGGACGAGCGCGGGCTGGACGATCCCGCACGAGTCGGCGGTGGCGACCCACGCGCTGGTCGCGGCCCGACGGCACGGCTGGGTGGCCGAAGCCGACACGGAGCGGGCGGTGGAGGCGCTGATCCCGCTCGTCAACGGGGCGTCCTTCCACGACGCCTATGGCGAGGGCGGGCTCGACCGCCTCGCGTACGCCCTGCGCGTGCTGGCCGAGGCGGGGCAGCCGCAGGGCGGCCGGGCCACCGCCATCTACGAGCAGCGCGAGCGCTTGAGCCCGTTCGGCACGGCGCAGCTCGCCCTCGCGCTCGGCGACGACGACCCACGGACGGACACGCTGGTCCTCGCCGCGAGTCGGCAGGTCCTGGCGGACCGGGACGACGAGGCGCGAGATCCGTCGCAGCTGCGATGGGTGGAGCGGAGCGCGCGCACCTTCGGCGCGGTGCTCGAGGCCGCCAGCCGGTTCGAGGTCGGGCACGACCGCGCGGGGGAGCTGGCCGGGCACCTCCTCGTGGTGCGGGGCGGCCGGCCGGGGCACCCCTGGACGAGCTCGCTCGAGACGGCGCGCGCGCTCCTCGGGCTGGCGGCCTACGCGCGGCGCTGGGCGTGGGTCGACGGCGAGGCGCCCTCGGTCTCGCTCGACGGCCAGGCGCTGCCCGCCATCACCCGCAGCGCGGCCAGCGCGTCGTACCGGGTGGACGTCGCGCAGCTCCGCGGGGCGCACACCCTCAGGGTGACGGGCGGCGACGAAGGCGCGGTGTTCTTCAGCCTCGACGGCCGCTGGGCCGTGCCGCTCACCGAGGCCGACGAGACGCCGCGGGGCCGCCGCACGGCGATCCATCGCGTGTTCGAGACGCAGGACGGTCGACCCATCGAAGACGGGGCGACGGTCCCGCTCGGCGCGCTGATCCGCGTGCGCCTCTTCGTCTACACCGAGGGCGCCGGCCCGGACGTGGCGGGCATCTTCGACCCGCTCCCCGCGGGGTTCGAGGCGGTCGACGCCGACCTCGAGACGACGCCCCGCGCCTCGCTCGCCGCGCTGCTGGGCATGGGTCCCGACGACGACGTGGTGGACGCGCGGGCTCATCACGCGATGCGCTCGCTCGGACACCTCGCGCACCGGGCGTTCACGAGCGAGGGCGCCTCGTTCTACTTCGACCAGGCGCCAGCGGGCTTGCAGGAGTATACGTACGCGGTGCGCGCCTCGAGCGTGGGTGAGTTCACGGTCCCGCCGGCGCAGATCGAGGCGCTCTACGACCGCGGCTTCGTGGCCCGCTCGCAGGTGCACGTGCTGCGCGTGGTGGACGGAGACGAATGA